The following are from one region of the Candidatus Methylomirabilota bacterium genome:
- a CDS encoding iron ABC transporter permease codes for MARALPAATAAPLGWRATLGLEHLAMGGAVLALAVLVVLPLLSLVGGSLTAEGRLTLEHFRSAFGQRLYVQASLNSLVLGVATAVLSILIGFPMAWAVSRTDLPAKAFVHLTATLAYLTPPFLTAIAFVNLASPNAGLWNRLVRDTLGWSGLTVDIFTMPGLIGVTALHTFPFVYFLAASALTSVDASVEDAARILGAGRWRIAIRITAPLVAPAVLSGALLAFVNAIALFGSQAILGLPGRVFTLPTRIYTLFDYPPQYGLASALSLVFVALTVLALALQRAYLAKRSYVTLGGKGMRREPVALGRARWGVLAFCVAVFLVAIVAPYATLVAVSFSRSWGLQFWQNLTLAHYRFVLFEYDVTRRAILNSLILATLTATTAVLLGSVISWLDLRTRIVGRRWLDYASLVPLGLPGIVMAVALIQFWLRVPVPLYGTLAILLLAYTARFIPLGVRAANAALRQVDPSLEETARITGAGWLRTLRRVTLPLCRPGLVAGWLLVFVPAIQELSASILLFSAESITLAVAVYNLYETGYLEPVAALAIVNMVIIAVALALARRLGRGAAGGERVAVSQ; via the coding sequence GGGGGGCGCCGTGCTCGCCCTCGCCGTGCTCGTGGTGCTCCCGCTCCTCTCGCTCGTGGGAGGGAGCCTCACCGCCGAGGGGCGCCTCACGCTCGAGCACTTCCGGAGCGCCTTCGGGCAACGGCTCTACGTCCAGGCCAGCCTGAACTCACTCGTCCTCGGCGTGGCGACGGCGGTGCTGAGCATCCTGATCGGCTTCCCGATGGCCTGGGCGGTGAGCCGGACGGACCTCCCGGCGAAGGCCTTCGTGCACCTGACCGCCACCCTCGCCTACCTCACGCCCCCGTTCCTGACCGCGATCGCCTTCGTCAACCTCGCCAGCCCCAACGCCGGGCTCTGGAACCGCCTCGTCCGCGACACCCTCGGCTGGTCCGGCCTCACCGTCGACATCTTCACCATGCCCGGGCTGATCGGGGTGACGGCGCTCCACACGTTCCCCTTCGTCTACTTCCTGGCCGCCAGCGCGCTCACGTCCGTCGACGCCTCGGTCGAGGACGCGGCGCGGATCCTCGGCGCCGGCCGGTGGCGGATCGCCATCCGGATCACGGCCCCGCTGGTGGCGCCGGCCGTGCTCTCGGGGGCGCTGCTGGCGTTCGTGAACGCCATCGCGCTCTTCGGCTCCCAGGCGATCCTGGGACTGCCGGGACGCGTCTTCACGCTGCCGACCCGGATCTACACGCTCTTCGACTACCCGCCGCAGTACGGACTGGCCTCCGCCCTCTCGCTCGTCTTCGTCGCCCTGACCGTCCTCGCCCTCGCCCTCCAGCGAGCCTACCTGGCCAAGCGCTCGTACGTCACGCTCGGCGGCAAGGGGATGCGGCGGGAGCCCGTCGCGCTCGGCCGCGCCCGCTGGGGCGTGCTCGCCTTCTGCGTGGCCGTCTTCCTGGTCGCGATCGTAGCCCCCTACGCGACACTGGTGGCGGTCTCATTCAGCCGATCCTGGGGGCTCCAGTTCTGGCAGAACCTGACGCTGGCCCATTACCGCTTCGTCCTCTTCGAGTACGACGTGACGCGGCGGGCGATCCTGAACAGCCTGATCCTGGCCACTCTGACCGCCACCACGGCGGTCCTGCTGGGAAGCGTGATCAGCTGGCTCGACCTCCGCACGCGCATCGTGGGCCGCCGGTGGCTCGACTATGCGTCACTGGTGCCGCTCGGCTTGCCCGGTATCGTGATGGCGGTGGCGCTGATCCAGTTCTGGCTCCGGGTGCCGGTGCCGCTCTACGGCACCCTCGCGATCCTGCTCCTCGCCTACACGGCGCGCTTCATCCCGCTCGGCGTGCGGGCGGCCAACGCCGCCCTCCGCCAGGTGGATCCCTCGCTCGAGGAGACGGCGCGGATCACCGGGGCCGGCTGGCTTCGCACCCTGCGCCGCGTCACGCTGCCCCTCTGTCGGCCGGGTCTGGTGGCCGGGTGGCTGCTCGTCTTCGTCCCCGCCATCCAGGAGCTGAGCGCCTCCATCCTCCTCTTCAGCGCGGAGTCCATCACCCTGGCCGTCGCGGTGTACAACCTCTACGAGACGGGGTACCTGGAACCGGTGGCGGCGCTCGCCATCGTGAACATGGTCATCATCGCGGTGGCGCTGGCGCTGGCCCGCCGCCTGGGCCGGGGCGCGGCCGGCGGCGAGCGCGTGGCCGTGTCCCAGTGA